Part of the Xenopus tropicalis strain Nigerian chromosome 3, UCB_Xtro_10.0, whole genome shotgun sequence genome, AGGGGTCATCTTATTATATCAGCCACAACAAAATATAGGGGAATATTAATTGGAAcactaaaaacaatatataccaTAAGGATTAAAAACACTTTGTTAATATTCATGCAAATACAAAAGTGTCACATTTTTGCAGTATATTCATGGATGTGGTTGTTTTAGGGCTGCACTCACCAGctcacttttctttttaaataaaacaggtatTCTGAGCTTTTTTTCTTCAATTAGGAATGTGATGTGCGGAGTGCTGTATTGCAACAGTGATAATAAATATCCGACAGTTCCTGGGCGCGTTGCTGTGACGGGCGAGTGCAAAGCCCTCCTAGCTCCTGAAGGAATGGTGCAGAATGGAATCAAATGTGGAGACGGGAAGGCGAGTGTCCATCAATCTGGTTATAGATAAAGGATAATGATCATTTGATGGCTGTTATGTATGTTAGAGCTTTAGGGTCTGTAAGTATTTGGGAACTAGGAAATAAACAGTGCCTCAGGGTTTTGATAGGAACCAGTTAGTGTAGGACCCCTGGCAGGAATGTCATCCCTCTAACTGTTGCTACAACTCCCATTAACCCTGGAGAACAAATGACAAATAATATAGGTAGATGTAGGGACGTGACATTACCCCAAAATAATGGTATTTAGGTTACTCAGTACAAGTTACACCAGTGTTATCagatttttccattcattttggtAATGATATCACATAATATTACGTGCAGTTCCAGATGGTTTGTGGGACTCCCCTATCCCAATGTCTAGGACTTATGTCTCTCTTGTTCCCTCCCCAGGTTTGTTACAACAATGAATGTGTTTCTGTTGAAACTGCCTTTGGCTTATCTGGGTGTGAGGGCAAGTGCTCAGGGAATGGGGTAACACATGGAGAAATAATGCAGGAGTTCCTACTGAATACACAGCCCTCAAGTTTAGGAGATGTTCCAGATAAAACCAACTTCCTGAGACCCAACGTGTGTGGAAATAAACTGACTGAGGTGGGAGAGGAATGTGACTGCGGCACAGTGCAGGTAATGAACATGTCAGTCTATTCATTTCTTTTACACTTTCCAGCATAACCTATTGGAGGGAGTTTCAGCAATGGCAGGAACATACCAGAGAGTAAATGTGCATATGTATGTATCCCACCAATAGAATGGCTGGACTGCCATCAGAATTCTACCCTAGAGCAACTATGATAATGCAGGATCCCAACCCTGAGGTGGCTTTACAAATATGAGTTTAATCCCATATATTCTACCAGAGTTTGGGCTAATACTATCATTGCAATGCATATGCCCTTCTGCCCTCCGTAGCATTGCTTCATTAGTTCCCCATTATAACTTCTACCCATTGCAACAGTAATGGGAAGATACTTGATAGAACTATCTCTTAAAGCATTTTTATTGTGGATCTACATGTCTACTGCTTTTTTACTTTGCTCTTTCTATGTTTTTGTTTGTCTTCTCATAACACAGTAGGGGTAAGCAAGAAGGTATGTCAGTTCAGCCATTTTGAACCTCATTGGTAGACCTTTAGTCCATTGTTCAGACCCCCCCACTGAAGCATTTAGACCCAATAACACTCTGGTGAGCTCAAATAAGAACTTGTCAAAACAAGAAAACCTGGTTGGCCAGTATCAATTACTAACACAATCTGCCAAGGTCTATCTGCCAACATGATGTAAGAAAAGGTCCTCATCAGTAAGTCAGCAGATTGGATCTCCATACACGTACTTCACTGTGTACCATAGGGTATTGTAATTCTACACTGTATGTCCACTGTGTAGCTATCACCCCTTTCTGCAGCACCTATGGGTATAATACAGTGCAATCGAAATAGTAGTGCCCGTATGATTAACAGAATGGACCTGCTGTGTAATTCCATAGGCAGCACATTTGCCATACCCTATCATGGGAAGTTACTGCTATAGGTTAAAGGTAGATTCTAACTGCCTATGTGGGTTGGTGCCAGACAGGCAGCTCAGCTCTATTTGAGCAAATTCAGGCAACAGATATTCACACTGTGTTACAGGAATGCAAGGATCAGTGTTGTGATGCTGCCACCTGCAAACTCAAGCCAGGAGCTCAGTGTGCAGAGGGAGAATGCTGTAGCAACTGTAAGGTgggtgctattattattattattattatgctttattcatATGGCACCAACAGATTCCCCTTGGAAGGGAATCCCATGATCCGACTTCCGTAATGTTTTTATGGCAGATTAAGGCAGCCGGAGAAGTGTGCAGAGAGCGCAATGATGATGACTGTGATTTGGAGGATGTGTGTGATGGAAAATCACCTTGGTGCCCATCTGATCGTTTCCAAGCTAATGGCGCCCCTTGTGGGAAAGGAGAGGGGTACTGTTATAATGGGACTTGTCCCACCATGCAGCACCAATGCACTTCACTCTGGGGGGACAGTAAGTTCTTATTGTACAACCTTAGAACTTAGATCTTCCATTTCTTTGTGTTAGATATATAGGGATAAATCTACaacctactgtaaaatatataggaaataattTGTCATAAGATATAAGGATAATATAAGTCACCGAgcagtcatggaactctgaggtgccAGCTAATAtggtcatattttacaacagagagtACAGTATTTGATATAATACATACTGTAAGTTTTAGTTTattgtcatgtgacacaaattacctCACTAAGCgctgattataactaatgacaaaAGTTAGCACTgtatataaggatatcatttatagattgttcatggctcttgtatattgTAAAGATATTGCCATTAAacagatcacttttgttttttcttctctgATTAGTTTCCATCAGGCTTATACACCATATTCTTGCTAGTGGAGAAACACTGGTCAAGGCTGTTTTAGAGTTTATATTTATGAGTTTTGATCAAGTTAAATGAAAGGTAAAACTGAAGGCAGTTTAAAAGTGATAGTGTTGGTATACAGCTCATGTACAATGGGGGTTCATTGTTATAATACATTGGAGCAGATTTGGTTTGATGAAAAAAGCTTATTTTATAATTTGGTTCCAGATTTTCCCAATTCAAGGGAAAAAAACTTATTACACTGTTTATCACAGGAAAAccataatgaagtctatggcaaAAACTGAAACTTTTTTCTCCTCAACTTGAATCTCACCAATAAAATAACCCAAATCTGtaccactgtgcaaagtgcatCCAGAATGATATATTTTTTCCCATGATCATTTAGACACATTGGTCGGTGAAGATCTCTgcttcaataaaaacatggaaggTACTGATTATGGACACTGTAAAAACGTTGGAAGCACCTACATACCCTGTAAGCCTGAGTGAGTACCATCCATCAGGATCCCTAACTGAGCCCTCAGTAATTGTGGGTCCCCAGCAGCCACAGGGGCTGTTTAAACACTTGTGCGCCTAAACTAATATTCTGTAAGATTTTACATGTAGTGAGCCTCTTATTTGTTATACCACATGCTTGAGAcatggattatattaaaatgattatgcTATACAAAGACTTTGGGGCATAAAAATCCCTTGAGGGTCACATCAGTGCAAAgggccttcagttggacagccctgtcctAGCCCAGATCACACAATACAAATCTTGCCATTAGCCGCTCTCATTCAATGGCCCCAGTCTCTCAGCTTGCACTCTCCCAATACCATTGCCACAAAGGTTCGGACTGGAGTCAGGGGACCAACCCTCTTCTTCTACATATAATTATATAGGAGGGGTCATCTTATTATATCAGCCACAACAAAATATAGGGGAATATTAATTGGAAcactaaaaacaatatataccaTAAGGATTAAAAACACTTTGTTAATATTCATGCAAATACAAAAGTGTCACATTTTTGCAGTATATTCATGGATGTGGTTGTTTTAGGGCTGCACTCACCAGctcacttttctttttaaataaaacaggtatTCTGAGCTTTTTTTCTTCAATTAGGAATGTGATGTGCGGAGTGCTGTATTGCAACAGTGATAATAAATATCCGACAGTTCCTGGGCGCGTTGCTGTGACGGGCGAGTGCAAAGCCCTCCTAGCTCCTGAAGGAATGGTGCAGAATGGAATCAAATGTGGAGACGGGAAGGCGAGTGTCCATCAATCTGGTTATAGATAAAGGATAATGATCATTTGATGGCTGTTATGTATGTTAGAGCTTTAGGGTCTGTAAGTATTTGGGAACTAGGAAATAAACGGTGCCTCAGGGTTTTGATAGGAACCAGTTAGTGTAGGACCCCTGGCAGGAATGTCATCCCTCTAACTGTTGCTACAACTCCCATTAACCCTGGAGAACAAATGACAAATAATATAGGTAGATGTAGGGACATGACATTACCCCAAAATAATGGTATTTAGGTTACTCAGTACAAGTTACACCAGTGTTATCagatttttccattcattttggtAATGATATCACATAATATTACGTGCAGTTCCAGATGGTTTGTGGGACTCCCCTATCCCAATGTCTGGGACTTATGTCTCTCTTGTTCCCTCCCCAGGTTTGTTACAACAATGAATGTGTTTCTGTTGAAACTGCCTTTGGCTTATCTGGGTGTGAGGGCAAGTGCTCAGGGAATGGGGTAACACATGGAGAAATAATGCAGGAGTTCCTACTGAATACACAGCCCTCAAGTTTAGGAGATGTTCCAGATAAAACCAACTTCCTGAGACCCAACGTGTGTGGAAATAAACTGACTGAGGTGGGAGAGGAATGTGACTGCGGCACAGTGCAGGTAATGAACATGTCAGTCTATTCATTTCTTTTACACTTTCCAGCATAACCTATTGGAGGGAGTTTCAGCAATGGCAGGAACATACCAGAGAGTAAATGTGCATATGTATGTATCCCACCAATAGAATGGCTGGACTGCCATCAGAATTCTACCCTAGAGCAACTATGATAATGCAGGATCCCAACCCTGAGGTGGCTTTACAAATATGAGTTTAATCCCATATATTCTACCAGAGTTTGGGCTAATACTATCATTGCAATGCATGTGCCCTTCTGCCCTCCGTAGCATTGCTTCATTAGTTCCCCATTATAACTTCTACCCATTGCAACAGTAATGGGAAGATACTTGATAGAACTATCTCTTAAAGCATTTTTATTGTGGATCTACATGTCTACTGCTTTTTTACTTTGCTCTTTCTATGTTTTTGTTTGTCTTCTCATAACACAGTAGGGGTAAGCAAGAAGGTATGTCAGTTTAGCCATTTTGAACCTCATTGGTAGACCTTTAGTCCATTGTTCAGACCCCCCCACTGAAGCATTTAGACCCAATAACACTCTGGTGAGCTCAAATAAGAACTTGTCAAAACAAGAAAACCTGGTTGGCCAGTATCAATTACTAACACAATCTGCCAAGGTCTATCTGCCAACATGATGTAAGAAAAGGTCCTCATCAGTAAGTCAGCAGATTGGATCTCCATACACGTACTTCACTGTGTACCATAGGGTATTGTAATTCTACACTGTATGTCCACTGTGTAGCTATCACCCCTTTCTGCAGCACCTATGGGTATAATACAGTGCAATCGAAATAGTAGTGCCCGTATGATTAACAGAATGGACCTGCTGTGTAATTCCATAGGCAGCACATTTGCCATACCCTATCATGGGAAGTTACTGCTATAGGTTAAAGGTAGATTCTAACTGACTATGTGGGTTGGTGCCAGACAGGCAGCTCAGCTCTATTTGAGCAAATTCAGGCCACAGATATTCACACTGTGTTACAGGAATGCAAGGATCAGTGTTGTGATGCTGCCACCTGCAAACTCAAGCCAGGAGCTCAGTGTGCAGAGGGAGAATGCTGTAGCAACTGTAAGGTgggtgctattattattattattatgctttattcatATGGCACCAACAGATTCCCCTTGGAAGGGAATCCCATGATCCGACTTCCGTAATGTTTTTATGGCAGATTAAGGCAGCCGGAGAAGTGTGCAGAGAGCGCAATGATGATGACTGTGATTTGGAGGATGTATGTGATGGAAAATCACCTTGGTGCCCATCTGATCGTTTCCAAGCTAATGGCGCCCCTTGTGGGAAAGGAGAGGGGTACTGTTATAATGGGACTTGTCCCACCATGCAGCGCCAATGCACTTCACTCTGGGGGGACAGTAAGTTCTTATTGTACAACCTTAGAACTTAGATTGTTCCATATCTTTGTGTTAGATATATAGGGATAAATCTACaacctactgtaaaatatataggaaataattTGTCATAAGATATAAGGATAATATAAGTCACCGAgcagtcatggaactctgaggtgccAGCTAATAtggtcatattttacaacagagagtACAGtatttgttataatatataagtttCAGTTTattgtcatgtgacacaaattacctCACTAAGTgctgattataaccaatgacaaaAGTTAGCACTgtatataaggatatcatttatagattgttcatggctcttgtatattgTAAAGATATTGCCATTAAacagatcacttttgttttttcttctctgATTAGTTTCCATCAGGCTTATGATATACCAAGGCTAATTCTAGGTAGTGGAGAAACACTGGTCAAGGCTGTTTTAgagtttatatttatatgttttgatCAAGTTAAATGAAAGGTAAAACTGAAGGCAGTTTAAAAGTGATAGTGTTGGTATACAGCTCATGTACAATGGGGGTTCATTGTTATAATACACTGGGGCCGATTGAGTTTGATGAAAAAAGCTTATTTTATAATTTGGTTCCAGATTTTCCCAATTCAAGGGAAAAAAACTTATCACACTGTTTATCACAGGAAAAccataatgaagtctatggcaaaaactgaaatatttttctCCTAAAATTGAATCTCATCAATAAAATAACCCAAATCTGTACCACAAGTGCATCCAGAATTCTGTAATCTTTCCCATTATCATTTAGACACATTGGTCGGTGAAGATCTCTgcttcaataaaaacatggaaggTACTGATTATGGACACTGTAAAAACGTTGGAAGCACCTACATACCCTGTAAGCCTGAGTGAGTACCACCCATCAGGATCCCTAACTGAGCCCTCAGTAATTGTGGGTCCCCAGCAGCCACAGGGGCTGTTTAAACACTTGTGCGCCTAAACTAATATTCTGTAACTTTTTACATGTAAGTGAGCCCTTATTTGTTATACCACATGACTGAGAcatggattatattaaaatgattatgcTATACAAAGATGTTGCGGCATAAAAATCCCTTGAGGGTCACATCAGTGTAAAgggccttcagttggacagccctgtcctAGCCCAGATTACACAATACAAATCTTGCCAATAGACGCTCTCATTCAATGGCCCCAGTCTCTCAGCTTGCACTCTCCCAATACCATTGCCACAAAGGTGCGGACTGGAGTCAGGGGACCAACCCTCTTCTTCTACATATAATTATATAGGAAGGGTCATCTTATTATATCAGCCGCCACATAATATTGGGGAATATAAATTGGAACACTAAAACAATATATACCTAAAGGATAAAAAGCACTTTAATAATATCCAtgcaaataaaaaagttttttgcagTATATTTATGGCTGAGGTGGGGGATAGGGCTGCACTCACCAGCGCACTTGGAAGTCCAAGACCAATCTCCTTGTATGCTGAGCATTTGTTTCTTCAATTAGGAATGTGATGTGCGGAGTGCTGTATTGCAACAGTGATAATGAATATCCGACAGTTCCTGGGCGCGTTGCTGTGACGGGCGAGTGCAAAGCCCTCCTAGCTCCTGAAGGAATGGTGCAGAATGGAATCAAATGTGGAGACGGGAAGGCGAGTGTCCATGAATCCAGTTATAGATAGAGGATAATGATCATTTGATGGCTGTTATGTATGTTAGAGCTTTAGGGTCTGTAAGTATTTGGGAACTAGGAAATAAACAGTGCCTCAGGGTTTTGATAGGAACCAGTTAGTGTAGGACCCCTGGCAGGAATGTCATCCCTCTAACTGTTGCTACAACTCCCATTAACCCTGGAGAACAAATGACAAATAATATAGCGAGATGTAGGGACGTGACATTACCCCAAAATAATGGTATTTAGGTTACTCAGTACAAGTTACACCAGTGTTATCagatttttccattcattttggtAATGATATCACATAATATTATGTGCAGTTCCAGATGGTTTGTGGGACTCCCCTATCCCAATGTCTAGGCCTTATGTCTCTCTTGTTCCCTTCCCAGGTTTGTTACAACAATGAATGTGTTTCTGTTGAAACTGCCTTTGGCTTATCTGGGTGTGAGGGCAAGTGCTCAGGGAATGGGGTAACACATGGAGAAATAATGCAGGAGTTCCTACTGAATACACAGCCCTCAAGTTTAGGAGATGTTCCAGATAAAACCAACTTCCTGACACCCACCGTGTGTGGAAATAAACTGACTGAGGTGGGAGAGGAATGTGACTGCGGCACAGTGCAGGTAATGAACATGTCAGTCTATTCATTTCTTTTACACTTTCCAACATAACCTATTGGAGGGAGTTTCAGCAATGGCAGGAACATACCAGAGAGTAGATGTGCATATGTATGTATCCCACCAATAGAATGGCTCTCTCTGG contains:
- the LOC105946911 gene encoding zinc metalloproteinase-disintegrin-like bothrojarin-1 gives rise to the protein MQEFLLNTQPSSLGDVPDKTNFLRPNVCGNKLTEVGEECDCGTVQECKDQCCDAATCKLKPGAQCAEGECCSNCKIKAAGEVCRERNDDDCDLEDVCDGKSPWCPSDRFQANGAPCGKGEGYCYNGTCPTMQRQCTSLWGDNTLVGEDLCFNKNMEGTDYGHCKNVGSTYIPCKPENVMCGVLYCNSDNEYPTVPGRVAVTGECKALLAPEGMVQNGIKCGDGKASVHESSYR